One stretch of Schizosaccharomyces pombe strain 972h- genome assembly, chromosome: III DNA includes these proteins:
- the alp16 gene encoding gamma tubulin complex GCP6 subunit Alp16: MDGIMKNDLLWFGNHVFDLTPNSFDSDFVEQLSKFEGKEGLKRKLFDSSEYFQNFSFQVNDDLLGKDVILDISNQQLTPAVPGCETSSNSKLISASKEITSERKRAKSSVSPSYLTDSSPSDLSVENKVLLTCPSWDGENFKNLEARSPFISEAPSRVYDYFLHNQDWSPKPLFSALQVYPLATIFNCVAGLPQGFESTVFPWNKTSSTFELDPTISVSGMSDECFASIVQKFSAIGGLIKKALNEFSLYKTNISFYLSNFIVNGVLQYRKEFQRWLRLYEFRRFGLIGLSNFVNSFSSFFELISHFLIKSAQNLKGDSLLDFLFDYARSCQNTISYPIALQCLIYCSNPYFKRLELALKVSCAYGHIDSSLFLSLPRFFPSELCVSIEQCIQFLSLIREQKEIFNKNNKEFINPLNIRFAYSFNDINQACVIEERCNFSSLSFGNLEQTSVNNDSEEFETLLAKMNMTPDFNDNLLQLKFTDDVRNVCPLNLNVCCCIAEPIQSFILSFLRSTYKVLKNDFQVFDLLNFFHSTFLFQNYEFSDNVISLLKSRRLDKSDRNELAEDLNSDDRYNFISRLKKFIFMEKEKNGLSRSLSKSITFTLDSASVSEFEDVYPDLQFQCQVIGALRILFTDNSLNYYSKTFSYVLHLFQAQSDFESSVELKDRSIVTKTTIMSWSKYQGTKESLFQFLSIYIPECMLPFTKLLKSIYSPDCPTNIQNSAIKNAASVHEQCTKAIYQKVKELFDTMKLWESSIKVS, translated from the coding sequence atgGATGGAATTATGAAAAACGACTTGTTATGGTTCGGCAACCACGTTTTCGACCTTACGCCAAATTCATTTGATTCTGATTTTGTCGAGCAGCTTTCGAAATTTGAGGGAAAAGAAGGATTGAAGAGGAAGTTATTTGACTCCTCGGAATACtttcaaaacttttcatttcaagTAAACGATGATCTGTTGGGAAAAGATGTCATTCTCGATATTTCAAATCAACAACTAACACCCGCTGTGCCTGGGTGTGAGACATCATCCAATTCCAAACTCATAAGCGCATCTAAGGAAATTACTtcagaaagaaaaagagctAAATCCTCAGTGTCCCCCTCTTATCTTACAGATTCATCACCCAGCGATTTATCTGTCGAAAACAAAGTTCTGCTAACATGCCCTAGCTGGGATggagaaaattttaaaaatttagaagCTAGATCTCCATTCATATCTGAAGCGCCTTCTCGGGTATatgattattttcttcataatcAGGATTGGAGTCCGAAACCATTATTTTCTGCACTGCAAGTTTACCCTTTAGCAACTATTTTCAATTGCGTGGCTGGTTTACCACAAGGATTTGAAAGCACAGTGTTTCCATGGAACAAAACCTCAAGCACATTTGAACTCGATCCGACCATCTCCGTTTCAGGAATGTCCGATGAATGTTTTGCTAGTATCGTCCAGAAATTTTCTGCAATTGGGggtttaataaaaaaagctttaaatGAATTCTCTTTATACAAGACcaacatttctttttatttatcaaatttcaTTGTGAATGGTGTCTTGCAGTATCGAAAGGAGTTTCAGCGTTGGCTTCGTCTTTATGAGTTCCGTAGATTCGGTCTGATTGGTTTAAGTAACTTtgttaattctttttcttcattctttGAGTTAATTTCACACTTCTTAATAAAATCGGCTCAAAACCTAAAAGGAGATTCCTTGTtagattttctttttgattaTGCGCGTTCATGTCAGAATACCATATCTTACCCCATTGCCCTACAGTGCTTGATATATTGCTCAAATCCCTACTTCAAAAGGCTTGAGCTTGctttaaaagtttcttGTGCGTATGGTCACATTGATTCTTCATTGTTCTTATCACTTCCCcgtttttttccttctgaACTTTGTGTAAGCATTGAACAGtgtattcaatttttgtcaTTAATAAGggaacaaaaagaaatatttaataaaaacaacaaagaatttattaacCCTTTGAACATTCGGTTCGCATATTCTTTCAACGACATAAATCAAGCTTGTGTAATAGAGGAGCGCTGCAACTTTTCTTCGCTTTCTTTTGGTAATTTGGAACAAACTTCCGTCAATAATGACAgtgaagaatttgaaacGCTGCTTGCTAAAATGAACATGACTCCAGATTTCAACGATAATTTATTACAACTTAAATTTACAGATGATGTGCGCAACGTCTGTCCGCTTAACTTGAATGTTTGCTGCTGTATTGCTGAGCCAATACAATCTTTTATTCTCAGTTTCTTACGTTCGACAtataaagttttaaaaaacgatTTTCAGGTGTTtgatcttttaaatttttttcattccacttttctttttcaaaattatgaaTTCTCTGATAATGTCATTTCTCTGTTAAAATCAAGAAGGCTTGATAAATCTGACCGTAATGAGTTGGCTGAGGACTTGAACTCTGATGACagatataattttatttctcgattgaaaaaattcatttttatggaaaaagaaaaaaatgggtTGAGCAGGTCTTTATCTAAGAGTATAACTTTTACATTGGATTCTGCGAGCGTTAGTGAATTTGAGGATGTGTACCCTGATTTACAATTCCAATGCCAAGTAATAGGTGCTTTACGGATATTATTTACTGATAACtctttaaattattattcgaaaactttttcttacGTTTTACATCTCTTTCAAGCTCAATCAGACTTTGAATCATCTGTCGAATTGAAAGATCGTTCTATAGTAACAAAAACAACTATTATGTCATGGTCTAAGTATCAAGGCACGAAAGAATCTCTTTTTCAGTTTCTTTCAATATACATTCCAGAGTGTATGTTGCCTTTTACGAAATTACTGAAATCCATATATTCTCCTGACTGTCCTACGAACATACAAAATTCTGCAATTAAAAATGCGGCTTCAGTTCACGAGCAGTGCACTAAAGcaatttatcaaaaggTCAAAGAGTTGTTTGATACCATGAAACTCTGGGAGTCATCCATCAAAGTGTCATAA